The Anomaloglossus baeobatrachus isolate aAnoBae1 chromosome 7, aAnoBae1.hap1, whole genome shotgun sequence sequence agaggaatgtgataaaaaaaaaaaatcgcattccactcggaccaatattactctatggggcagcacccattagagattattttctcagtcctaatcggaccgagaaaacagtcgcagcatgctgcgggtgcaatacgagcttgtttcactcgcacctattcaagtctatggggtgagagaaacatcccattgctctcgcgttacactggtgtaatgcgagagcagtgcgattctcgcatcagccggcaacggaggagatagagagataaatccctctttcccctccgcagcgctggccgtcccctccacaactgtggtctgatcgcacgatcggacaacagttgcatgacactcagctcccgctgtgctgcgagcgtgagcagagtgtcatgcgaggatacgcagtaatccctgtgtggcctcagccaaAGGCTGACTCTGCTGAGCACACCTACTGTATATTCCATATAAGTGAACCCTCTTTTGGGAGCGACCCATCTCTGCACAAACAAAATGATGGGCGCTCTAGAATCGGATATGCTGAATCTTTACCTTTACAAAATCATCACAAGTTGGGGAAAAGTCGGAAAGCTAATATTTATTAAGGGGGGGCTACGAACCTGTTATGgtgagtgcacatgatcagaagatgCTGCGTTCTAGATGCAGCGTGTCTTCTCTTGTGGAGACGCCAGTGTTCTTCGCGTCTGTCCCAATGACCAGGGTTCTCAGTGCAGCGAATTTTCGCTGTGTTCTCTCAccgagaacactcgcgtctctgcaagtataaattgacatgttgcttggAAACctgctccacaggtcagtttacgctgcggaaaaAAGAATCACAGTGTGCATGGGACTTCTAtatatcccatccactgtgcttgtattgcacaacgcagcattttggtcaCATCGAAAACACACTCCAACacagtccaaaatgctgtgaaacCTGATCGTGGTAACTCACCCTTAGTGACCTCATTTTCATGAGTTTGTAACTATTATCTACTttcctttagggtaagttcacacagtgcgtttttcgcggcgtttttgctcagaaaactgcatgactttgcttccctagcaaagtctatgagttttcatttttgctgtctgcacacagcattttttttagctgcatttttgtggtgcccacaaaaacgcagcatgtcaattattttttttgtttttcactgcgttttgcaCCCGTTGaggtcaatgagatgttcaaatgcgcaatgaaaaacgcaaattgcaaatatagctgcgttttagtgcgtttgtgactaaaaacgcagctataaacgcaaggggtgggcagtaaagtgacatgtacaggaagaggattccttctgtcagtaaacacagaagcgtgaatcctcccagtaccgtcaccgccgcttccacctccagtcctgtgcatgtctgctgccgtgcggcgccatgtctgggcgggaggtggaggcagctgcgaaaacaaaagtgaacagtagaaaaaaaaatgtcatactcacctgtctgcagactctcggtgccatgcccgctcccagctcctctcccggtaccaccgctccggctgtgtgctccgATGGCTACAGGACCTGGCgaaggatcacctgatgcagtcacctgacgcatcaggtgatcgtaattctcgcggtgacgccggcattttagcgcccggccggcttcacctatcagctgatgccgttaggagacttcatcagctgattaccggcagctcctgcagcgatcggacaggatcagactccgctccaggagctgctggtaatcagcacataagtgagtttttttttttttttttgcactgatgcatcagctgattgtacaaccggcttttatacaatcagctgctgtgtgatgtgattcacatcctggaacctgacacatcatctgatcggtatgccttccagcaaaccgatcagatgatattggatccggattggacggcgcgggacccttgacccaggattactgcagaggggggttctttatttcaataaagatggagtcactaattatgttgtgctttagttctaataaaaatatttttctgtgtgttgttttttttttatctttactagaaattcatggtggccatgtctaatattggcgtgacaccatgaatttctggcttagggccagcagataatacacagctagccctaaccccatgattacccagcgagccacccgccatcagggcagctgaaagagtttgatacagcgccagaagatggcgcttctaagaaagcgccattttctggggtggctgcggactgcaattcacagcgggggtgcccagaaaccattggcaccctgcactgtggattccaatccccagctgcctagttgtacctggctggactcaaaaattgggcgaagcccatgtcatttttttaaattaattcatgaaattcatgaaataaaaaaaaaaaaaaagcttccctatatttttggttcccagccgggtacaaataggcagctgggggttgggggcagcccatacctgcctgctgtacctggctagcatacaaagatatggcgaagcccacatcattttttttgggggggggggggcaaaaaactcctgcatacagtccttgatggaggatgctgagccttgtagttctgcagctgtctgctctcctgcatacactagtggagaatgaagaacatattgaagaaggaaatgacagaccttttttttttttttacaacaatctttaatggcattgttcactgataaaaaaacacataaagacgcagtgagcaaaaatgcagcaaaaaacgcaacaaATTGCGGCAAAAGCgcacgcgttttttgccgcgggtgcgtttttgtgtggtttttgccgcacaaaaacgcagcgtcaaaaaaacgagtgtgtgaacttagccttaagctgatttatgaccacagatcaCATCAAAGGAGAGCCAAACTTTCAGGTGATCATAAATCAGCACAGAGTAGCTGATAAAGATAAACCAGCTACAAACACTTTGTCAGAACTGGTAGAATAAAAAGGAGAACCTGTGGACGgagaggcgcaatagggtcttacccggtaaataggaggagaggaggtgaaggaatgtactcacctataggggtcacAACACCTAGAAGAACTTGTAATGGTGGAGATAGCTGCAGCACCGGAGAATCAGGCAGATAGGAGCATCAAGGGAGACCGTTTTTTCTCGCCGCGCTTGTAACCACTCCAGAGACGGAAATTAAAACATCCAAGTCTTTATTGAGACGCTAAGTACAAGTCAACACGTTTctggggtcacagcccccttcttcAGAACAAAAATAGCACTGACAAGGATAATGGTGCTATAGGACTATTATCCTTGTCAGTGCTATTTTTGTTATgaagaagggggctgtgaccccagAAAGGCGTTGACTTGTACTTAGTGTCTCAATAAAGACTTGGATGTTTTAATTTCCGTCTCTGGAGTGGTGACAAGCGCGGCGAGAAAAACCGGTCTCCCTTGATGCTCCTACCAGAACTGGTAGAATGACTGATCCGCTGTCATTCATTCTGCAGCCAGAGGCAATAGAAGGCAAGCTCTACGAAAGTTTTATTAAAACCCAATTGCAAACAAGAAAACTAAGCGTTCTTTGACACATGAAACGCGTTGAATTATGGCGCTATTATTTTATTAATAGTTTTAATGCTATTGGAATATTCTATCAAATTAAGAAGACTGCACCCATGAAGCTGGACTCTTGCCTACATCGTAGTTATTTACTAACCCTATTATCCTAGATTCTGAGTGAGACAACTACATTCTCTCCCCCCAGGCCCCCTCTGTGAAATTTCACAACCATTACCTACACCTAGAATAGAGCAGTGGGATCTTTGTAGCAGTGAGGCTTCCACCGGACAGGCTGTGAGTATAACTAATGTATGCGGGATTGTTCTGTCACCAAATGTTACAGTTGGACAACCCTTATGAATGAGGGTACTAATAATAGGACACACACAGAGGTGTATGGGATATCCGTTTTTTTTATACCAGACACATCTAGAGGATAGTAACTGCATAAACACGACACCCAAGTCAGCATTGTCGGATGGGACATGAATCCTATACGACTCTATTCTAAAGAGCCATAGAAGACTCTCTGTGAAGTCTCCCTGCCATATGCATAGGACCTTTTTTGTGGTAGGGAATAAGAGTCCTTGGATTAAACACAACCTTTAATTTTTTGTAACAACCTTGGAATTGACCTCGAGCCATGGTGATTTGATGGATGAACAATCTATAGCAAGATCGaaagtctagataggtccaccagggtagtTGCcgctgttatcttgatagtatcaagccctcGGTTAGCTGGTCTTCTTATTCACCTTGCTCCTTTTATGTACAGTATGTTCCTTCTACAACCTACACCACAGATATAAGGGATGATATATACCAGAAGGAGCAAGAAACAGAAATTGTGAAGGATGGAGAACAGATTGTTTCTAGTACACAAATATTTTTAGAGCGCTTGGTTGATTTCTTCTTGGACCTTCTTGTACAGGGACCACATCGGTGTCGGTCATGAAAATTCTAATTAAACTAAGACGCTTCGCCTGTCATGTTAACCCAAGGATCTGCTCCAGATTAATCAGCAAGAGCCAAAAGTTTTCTGCCCCTCAGAATTTCTCTGATTATGAGGATATTAGGTCAAGTTACAAACTGGATCTACCAGAATACTTCAACTTTGCAAGTGACATATTAGACAAGTGGACGGCTGCTGAGAAGGTAAgagtctattattattatttttattattattttttatttatagagcaacattgattccatggtgctgtacattagAGTCTATAATTACTTGTTCATGCCCTCACGGcataaatatacaatatatatatgtaatgcAGGATGCATAAAAAGGACTAAAGATATGGTACAGGACTGCGTATTATGATGATGATGTATAAGTActagtacaacccctggcaaaaattctggactcccctggctctgaggatgttcattcagttgtttacttttgtttacaaaaagcagatcacagacatggcacaaaactaaagtcacttcaaatggcaactttctggctttaagaaatactaaaaaaaatcatgaaaacataatgtgcagccagtaacggttacttttcaagaccaaacggggaaaaattacggaatcactcaattatgaggaaaaacttatggaatcatgaaaaacaaacaaacaaaagaacacttaaATACATCACTAgtcttttgttgcaccacctctggcttttttaACAGCTAGCAGTCTCTGAGGcacggacttaatgagtgacaaacagtactcttcctcaatctggctccaactttctctgattgctgttgctagatcagctttgcaggttggagccttctcatggaccattttcttcaacttccaccaaagattttcaattggattgagatccgtacTATTtgtaggccatgacattgaccttatgtgtcttttaAGGAATGTTTTCAGAGTTTTTGCGCTCTATGGCAGGATGTATTATTATCTTGATaagtgatttcatcatccccaaacatcctttcaactgatgggataagaaaagtgtccacaatttcaatgtaaacttgggcatttattgaagatgtaatgacagccatctccccagtgcctttatctaacatgcagccccatatcatcaatgactgtggaaatttacatgttctcttcaggcagtcatctttttattgtttagcttttctgtatgtaaatcccattttctttaggcggtttcttacagttcggtcacagacattgactccagtttcctcccattcatttctcatttgttttgttctgcatttcctgttgtggagacatattgctttaaatttcctgtcttgacgctttgatgtcttccttggtctaccagtatatttgcctttaacaaccttcccatgttgtttgtatttggtccagattttagacacagctgactgtgaataactaacatcttttgcaacattgtgtgatgatttaccctcttttaagagtttgataatcctctactttgtttcaattgacatctcttgtgTTAGAGCCAAGATTCATGTTAGTCCACTTGGTGCaagagctctccaaggtgtgatcactcctttttaaatgcagactaatgagcagatcttatgtgatggaggtgttagttttgggaatgaaaatttacagggtgattccataattgtttcctcataattgagtgattccataatttatccctgtttggtcttgaaaagtaaccgttactggctagcacattatattttcatgatttttttagtgtttcttaaagccagaaagttgccatttgaaatggctttagttTTGTGCCAGGTCTATGATCTGCTTTTTGTTAAACAAAAgtaaaacaactgaatgaacatccccagagccaggtgattccataatttgtgTCAGGGGTAGAAGTAATAGTGATGGTCTTTTCCCAGGATGGCAGTAGAAATCCCAATCCCGCTCTGTGGTGGATAGACGGTGAAGGAAAAGAGGTGAAATGGAGCTTTGATGAGTTGGGATTTCACTCCAGGAAAGTGGCGAATTTACTCTCTGATGCCTGTGACTTAAAACCGGGAGACAGGGTTATTGTGATTCTCCCTCGGGTGCCAGAGTGGTGGCTGTTCAATGTTGCGTGTATTAGAGCCGGTAAGTAGACTGAAACAACCCTGGGACCCCCCCATCTTTGTGATCACACATTAATGACTATCAACCCATCCGAAGGACAGCACACCAATATATATTAATGGAATATCCATTTAATATCTGGTGACACATGTCAGGCTGTGGTCACTGAATGTGATAGGGAATATTCAGTTGGCCACTAGATTGAGGCACACACACGGGAACAGTTTCTATTTAACAGTCCAGACGGTTTATTTAGCCACACATAAACCACATTCCAGGAATATAAACATAAGCCTGTCTGCGGCTTTACAGGAACATAATACTGTATTACAGTCTGTTTTACCTAACGGGTACACTCGCACACGTTCAGAGAGTACCATCTCAGGGGCAACCATCACTCCCTGACTTAGGTAAGCACACAACCCCCCCTTCTCTGGGGTTACCTTTCAGGAGCTTTGGCAGGCttcacacactgactcctgtcagtccacagctCTGGAAGCTCGCTTCTTCAAAGCCCAGAACTCCAGCTGTCAGAGACTGCGTCGTACAGCATAGCCTCTCTATCCTGGCTGTACTCTCCCCTCCAGTGTCTTCTAGGAAGTCTTCAGCTTCCAAACACATAGACAAGCAGTCTCATTATAACACTTGAGAcaccccatgggtggaggtatgtgaatagccagaCCCACACACACTTCTGACTATTCGTAAACCTGGCCCTGAATGTGTGCAACTAGAAGTCCCAAAGTAAACATTCCAGGTTTACATCGCAGAGGACTACCGCCTCTACGATACATACCGGTCATTCACTATATAGCCAGTCGCTACCTCACACACAATTCTGACTTTCCTCAAATGTTGCAAAAAAGTGGAGCATCACTTACAAAAACATCAAGAAACATACATTGTACAAAAATAAAAAGCTTATTTAAAATATTACCAATAGAATCACACAATTTAGTAACAGTTTTTGGAAGTGTTTTGGCCATTGCTTTTGCACCCAGGGGACTCAAAGGTCCTTATGACATATAAGAGGACAGTAGTAGTATAAATGTCATGAGATGTTGAGGGGTTATAAGAGATTTCCTTTATAGCCTGGAAGCTTGAAGTCTGATTTCCAAGAAATCCATTCTCTGATGTTTCCCTCCTCAAAGATAAACTATAAAACCATCGTAACGCATTCCATCTAAGGTTTCCATTACTTTGCAGGTTTAGTTCTAATTCCTGGGACAACACAACTTACAGCAAAGGATATTCTGCACAGGCTACAAACATCAGAGGCAAGGTGCATTATCACGAGCCAAGAACTGGCACCAACTGTAGACACCATCTCATCCCAAGCTCCATTACTGAAAACTAAAATGACCGTTTCTGgaaagagagaagggtggctgaattTTCAAGATCTCTATAAGTATGTCTTATCCATATTGGTATGCAATGATACAGGCACCATGGATCATGTGATAAAACGATATTTCCATATATTTAAGGTCAGTAAATGATAACCATATGTGTGTGAGGACAAGGAGTACAGATCCATTGACCATTTActtcaccagtgggacaacaggTTCTCCAAAAATGACAGAGCACAGTCACAGCAGCTATGGACTAGGAATGACTTTGACTGGAAAGTAAGTATATATGGAAGTTAGTTCAATAGGATTCTCATAACTACAAATTGGTGGCCTAGGTGAGCCAACATCAGCATCAGGCACATCTAGGAAGGTGCCAGTGTGAACTAGGTATGAGAAAGCTCAAGAAGATTGGGGTATACATGTGATACGCTTCCAAATAAGAAGTCCTGGTCAAACAGGTTGTCTATTGTGACTATGTCCGATGGCTTGCATATACCTGGAGCCTAAGGGATAATCTTCATATTTGTGTCCCAATCTTGTTACTGATCTGATCTTGTgttttgtagtgatgagcgagcactaccatgctcaggtgctcggtactcgtaactagtgatgagcaggcactaccatgctcgggtgctcggcactcgtaactagtgatgagcaggcactaccatgctcgggtgctcggtactcgtaactagtgatgagcgagcactaccatgctcgggtgctcggtactcgtaacgagcagttaatTAATGCTGGGATGGGCACAAtttgagtacctgagtataatggaattcaACTTGGAACTTGAACTTTGTTAATGGAAATATTccgaaaaaatgctcgagttcccattgacttctattgtacTTGTGTACTTGAGTTGGACCCATCTGAGCAttaactgcttgttatgagtacccaTTATCTGACCAtgatagtgctcattcatcactagttacgagtaccgagcatccgaggatggtagtgctcacttatcacaagTTACGGGTacagtgcacctgagcatggtagtgctcgctcatcactaattacgagtaccgagcatctgagcatggtagtgcccgctcatcactagttacgagtaccgagcatctgagcatggtagtgcccgctcatcactagttacgagtaccgagcatctgagcatggtagtgcctgctcatcactattacgagtaccaagcacccgagcatggaagtgcccgcttatcactagtgttTTGTTGGTCTCATATAAATAATGTTCGGCTTTGTGCACTCTGTGTCTGAGCCTCATGTTTGGTGCAACTGCACTATTTACACACAGAAGGACAAAAATGTTGACCTCCATTGGGACGGTAGAAGTTTGTTTCTAGAGTTTAGGAAATTAACGTCTGAGATTGCCAAATCTTACCAACATATACCTCCGATGAAGGTCCTTAACACGGACCTTTCAGCCTAATCCATAAACGTGAGGTGAGGGATGATGATAGTTATGGGTTCTGAGCTCTGAGAACAGGTCTCTGTTGCCCCTCACTAAAAAGTATGCAGATATCCAATAATTTAGTATCTATTGTATCCATACAGGTATTGGCTGGATTTAACTCCATCAGACGTGTTTTGGAATACATCAGACACGGGATGGGCAAAATCTGCATGGAGCAGTGTTTTTTCACCTTGGATCCAAGGTTCATGTGTGTTTGCTCACTACATGCCTCGATTTGACCCAATTATAATGTTGGAAGTAAGTTGAAAGCAAATCCAAATTATACAGAGGAAGGAAAATAAACCACAAATGACCCAAATGTCCTATATATGAAGGGCAGGGCTGAAAGTCACACTTGGTCTTCTCCTCTCTGCCTGAGTATTATTCAGACCCCCGCCTGCCTACACTCTATGAATGAAAACGTTGCTGCTTTTTCAGTGACATGCCTCCTCTGCCTGAAAATTTGCACAGGTACCGGTATTGCCGGGTACGGCACATGCGCAGATCGATTTCTCAGCTTCGCATGTCCAATCCTCGGCACTAACTATGCTTGTGTTAGATTTCAGCCAGAGTGCCCTACATCAATTGCACCTCATAGCACTTCCATGACTTAGGACAGTTCTAGGTCTGAAACGCGTTGGTCTTTGCCTTTATGCAATATTTTTTAATGTACCTGGAACCTTTTAAGTTGTACTAATAAACTGGTGAAGTTTTATGTCTAAATGGCTGGATACCCTCGATTGCATTGGTAAAAACTTCCATGGCTGAAAGAAGATCGTAAAAATAGAAGTTTTCAGAAATGTATCAAGTTAGTCAATCCTTTTAATCAAAAAAAAGGTTgttcaaaactaaagtaatttctgcAAAAAGCAGCATTTTtccaaaatagtttttttttctttttaaagtacATTTTTTCCATAATATCTACTTGTCACATGAAGACCGGCTGTCAGCTGGCATAATTTCCAATGATATTCTGTTTGAATCACCCATGATACTTTTTCGATAAATCAATCAAAACACGATTTCTGATATCACTTTAGGGGGTGGTCTTGGTTCCTGTTATACTGAGCATATATACCGTAAGTGAGGCATGAGGCTTTTTTAAAAATATGTTTTAGCATTGGAAAACCACTGATCGAGAATACAGAAACAGCTGAAGCCCAAGTTATTTTAAttcatattagctgtagtacctgatgttgcccgggataataactaagtttctctgtctctctcccactctcttcccctcttctccctctcccccactctctctctctctctcaaactccctctctctcccagtctccctctctccctcccactcaccctctctccctcccactcaccctctctcccactcaccctcCCTCCCACTCaccctccctcccactctcccactctccctcacttccactctcccactcacgctccctctctcccactcacgctccctctctcccactccccctctcaccaccaaaatcatattaactgacacataagcttcttatacaaagcatgtccttcattgcctatagaaaccaatcacagctcctattaatgatctgtagcaaa is a genomic window containing:
- the LOC142245379 gene encoding acyl-coenzyme A synthetase ACSM3, mitochondrial-like isoform X2, coding for MKILIKLRRFACHVNPRICSRLISKSQKFSAPQNFSDYEDIRSSYKLDLPEYFNFASDILDKWTAAEKDGSRNPNPALWWIDGEGKEVKWSFDELGFHSRKVANLLSDACDLKPGDRVIVILPRVPEWWLFNVACIRAGLVLIPGTTQLTAKDILHRLQTSEARCIITSQELAPTVDTISSQAPLLKTKMTVSGKREGWLNFQDLYKSVNDNHMCVRTRSTDPLTIYFTSGTTGSPKMTEHSHSSYGLGMTLTGKYWLDLTPSDVFWNTSDTGWAKSAWSSVFSPWIQGSCVFAHYMPRFDPIIMLETLAQYPITVFCAPPTAFRMLVLCDLASYKFKNLSHCVTGGEPINPQVMEQWKAQTGLQLYEAYGQTETVLVCGTFKGMKIKTGSMGKSSPLYDVQVVDADGNILSPNQEGEIAIRIVPQRPFYLFSQYTGDPEKTASTQKGDFYLTGDRAIKDEDGYFWFIGRSDDLILSSGYRIGPFEIESALIEHPAVAESAVVSSPDPIRGEVVKAFVVLSPTYTVHDHETLTKELQDHVKKVTAPYKYPRKIEFVQQLPKTVSGKIRRNELRNKEWGKA
- the LOC142245379 gene encoding acyl-coenzyme A synthetase ACSM3, mitochondrial-like isoform X1 encodes the protein MKILIKLRRFACHVNPRICSRLISKSQKFSAPQNFSDYEDIRSSYKLDLPEYFNFASDILDKWTAAEKDGSRNPNPALWWIDGEGKEVKWSFDELGFHSRKVANLLSDACDLKPGDRVIVILPRVPEWWLFNVACIRAGLVLIPGTTQLTAKDILHRLQTSEARCIITSQELAPTVDTISSQAPLLKTKMTVSGKREGWLNFQDLYKSVNDNHMCVRTRSTDPLTIYFTSGTTGSPKMTEHSHSSYGLGMTLTGKYWLDLTPSDVFWNTSDTGWAKSAWSSVFSPWIQGSCVFAHYMPRFDPIIMLETLAQYPITVFCAPPTAFRMLVLCDLASYKFKNLSHCVTGGEPINPQVMEQWKAQTGLQLYEAYGQTETVLVCGTFKGMKIKTGSMGKSSPLYDVQVVDADGNILSPNQEGEIAIRIVPQRPFYLFSQYTKTASTQKGDFYLTGDRAIKDEDGYFWFIGRSDDLILSSGYRIGPFEIESALIEHPAVAESAVVSSPDPIRGEVVKAFVVLSPTYTVHDHETLTKELQDHVKKVTAPYKYPRKIEFVQQLPKTVSGKIRRNELRNKEWGKA